The proteins below come from a single Sinorhizobium fredii genomic window:
- a CDS encoding RrF2 family transcriptional regulator produces MAHVSAGVEYALHCLLFLADAEELGQPASARDLAELQKVPADFVAKLFTKLQKAGIVVAREGIGGGFALARPATEITALDVVEAVDGRKALFECREIRAQCALFGDRTPAWAVDGVCAIHAVMIEAEKRTREALAAHTLASIKGRVEAKAPQEHAGHVKEWLAARTPRRGRRARAS; encoded by the coding sequence ATGGCTCATGTCAGCGCAGGCGTTGAATACGCTCTTCACTGTCTTCTTTTCCTCGCCGATGCGGAGGAGTTGGGGCAGCCCGCAAGCGCGCGCGATCTTGCCGAGCTGCAGAAGGTTCCTGCTGATTTCGTGGCGAAGCTTTTCACCAAGCTTCAAAAGGCCGGCATCGTCGTCGCACGCGAGGGGATTGGCGGCGGTTTTGCGCTGGCGCGCCCCGCGACGGAAATCACCGCGCTTGATGTCGTCGAAGCTGTCGATGGACGCAAGGCACTCTTCGAATGCAGGGAGATACGCGCTCAATGCGCGCTTTTCGGCGACCGCACCCCCGCTTGGGCGGTGGATGGCGTCTGCGCCATCCACGCGGTCATGATCGAGGCCGAGAAGCGGACAAGAGAGGCGCTGGCGGCGCATACGCTGGCGAGCATCAAGGGCCGGGTAGAGGCGAAGGCACCCCAGGAACACGCCGGCCACGTAAAGGAATGGCTGGCCGCACGTACTCCGAGGCGTGGGCGCCGTGCGCGGGCATCCTGA
- a CDS encoding M10 family metallopeptidase C-terminal domain-containing protein encodes MPNPSETSDEWWVNDQTPDNPYGKSEDYESFLDYLGALPRSLTPEIAAGTLRINVFELNDHPEYKAAAIGALEMWAAVTPLKFEIVDDAPFDSTTDWMEVVSPELGEEDDGSAYSSDRYVSIGQRFHDTEPNKTDIGGYVFDSFIHEFGHEFGLNHPGLYNYSGPGGVQINYLNNATWTYDRQQYSVMSYFDGIDVGETSRWSASTPLIADIEAIIRRFFSTVDQNGVRTYQQIELNTGDNVYGFGSTQYGYQLTSSGMQHDIGFSIHDTGGTDTIDFSGSTAGTILDLRAGQFSSVNGHSNNVSIFAGHNADQTDYYVENGIGSRFKDILIGNDGANTLDGRAGGDRMAGNGGDDIYFVDSWQDIVREEANGGNDTVILLSRHLKIRKIAHVENIIYADESTIQPGGGGGETPPSIGDSTMASIIFGTNANDTLDGGAGDDTIFGQGGDDLIIGGRDSLASRDINNTIDVEDLEDQTESDDGNDTLYGGGGNDTILGGQGNDILDGGEGDDTLSGQDGIDIFRGGAGVDTVDFSKESPFQLLVNLATNVASGGTASGDTFYSIENLIGSDDRIDRFIGTAAANHFWGQGGGDYFNGGDGNDILDGGNDGDILYGEGGNDTLIGGAGQDYLDGGSGIDTVVYAGSSDGVTIDLKNGTANGGDGDGPVQIVGRGAAIRHDILEGFENAVGSSFDDHLIGNAFANELSGGTGDDTLTGGGGADRLNGGAGSDTADYAEAMSGVRLSLTGGRSGGDIYVSIENLAGSGFNDRLAGDNAANVLTGQGGNDGIDGGHGDDTLLGDFAYQGDAPPRPGIGTGYATLGPDATNNSIAASFDISNNFSLTADPDIFDSTTVLHTTVNATGNGQGGYYKIELAAGTVITIDIDGIADPNVHDSWVRLLDSSGNIVAQNDDGGGDPGSASNRDSSLVFVAQETGTYYILEGSWSPTAPGDGWAEAVPAGSTYELNVSVEFPPAPPQPGVAGSDRLDGGAGSDLLDGGLAADTLTGGEGEDTFRFSTELGNGNVDWIRDFRVIDDTILLDNLVFESVGGDGALALGAFHGSAAGVAHDADDRIIYDTDSGILSYDADGAGEVAAIQYAQLSRNLNLSANDFVIV; translated from the coding sequence ATGCCCAATCCAAGTGAGACGAGCGACGAATGGTGGGTCAACGATCAGACGCCCGACAACCCTTATGGCAAGAGCGAGGATTACGAGTCTTTTCTCGATTATCTTGGGGCATTGCCCCGCAGCCTGACGCCGGAGATTGCGGCGGGAACGCTGAGGATCAACGTTTTCGAGCTCAACGACCATCCGGAATACAAGGCCGCCGCGATCGGCGCCTTGGAGATGTGGGCGGCTGTCACCCCTTTGAAATTCGAGATCGTCGACGACGCGCCGTTCGACAGCACCACGGACTGGATGGAGGTCGTCAGCCCGGAACTCGGCGAGGAGGACGATGGCAGCGCCTATTCGAGCGATCGCTATGTCAGCATCGGCCAGCGTTTCCATGACACGGAACCCAACAAGACCGATATCGGCGGTTATGTCTTCGATTCCTTCATTCATGAATTCGGCCATGAATTCGGCCTGAACCATCCGGGGCTCTACAATTACAGCGGTCCCGGCGGCGTGCAGATCAACTATCTGAACAATGCGACCTGGACCTATGACCGCCAGCAATACAGCGTCATGTCCTATTTCGATGGGATCGATGTCGGCGAAACCAGCCGCTGGTCGGCGTCGACGCCGCTGATCGCCGACATCGAGGCCATCATTCGCCGCTTTTTCTCGACCGTCGACCAAAATGGCGTGCGCACCTATCAGCAGATCGAGCTCAACACCGGGGACAATGTCTACGGCTTCGGCAGCACGCAATATGGTTACCAGCTGACCTCGTCGGGCATGCAGCATGACATCGGCTTTTCGATCCATGATACCGGCGGGACCGACACGATCGATTTCTCCGGCTCGACGGCGGGCACGATCCTCGACCTGCGCGCCGGACAGTTCTCCAGCGTCAACGGTCATAGCAACAATGTGTCGATCTTCGCCGGACACAACGCCGATCAAACCGACTATTACGTCGAGAACGGCATCGGCAGCAGGTTTAAGGACATCCTGATCGGCAATGACGGCGCCAACACGCTCGACGGCCGCGCCGGCGGCGACCGCATGGCTGGCAATGGCGGCGACGACATCTATTTCGTCGATTCATGGCAGGACATCGTTCGCGAGGAGGCGAACGGCGGCAACGACACGGTCATTCTCCTGTCCAGGCACTTGAAGATCAGGAAAATCGCCCACGTCGAAAACATCATCTATGCCGACGAGTCGACGATCCAACCCGGCGGGGGCGGCGGCGAGACCCCGCCCAGCATCGGCGACAGCACGATGGCGAGCATCATCTTCGGCACCAATGCAAACGATACTCTTGACGGCGGCGCCGGCGACGACACGATCTTCGGCCAGGGCGGTGACGACCTGATCATCGGCGGCCGCGACTCGCTTGCCAGCCGCGACATCAACAACACGATCGATGTGGAGGACCTCGAAGACCAGACCGAAAGCGACGACGGCAACGACACGCTCTACGGCGGCGGCGGCAACGACACCATTCTTGGAGGCCAGGGCAACGACATTCTCGACGGCGGCGAGGGCGACGATACGCTGAGCGGCCAGGACGGCATCGATATATTCAGGGGCGGCGCGGGGGTCGACACGGTCGATTTCAGCAAGGAGAGCCCTTTCCAGCTGCTCGTCAACCTTGCCACCAATGTCGCCAGCGGCGGCACCGCCTCGGGTGACACTTTCTACAGCATCGAAAACCTGATCGGTTCCGACGACCGCATCGACCGCTTCATCGGCACGGCCGCCGCAAACCACTTCTGGGGTCAGGGCGGCGGTGACTATTTCAACGGTGGCGACGGCAATGACATCCTGGATGGCGGCAATGATGGCGACATCCTCTATGGAGAAGGCGGCAACGACACGCTCATCGGCGGCGCCGGACAGGACTATCTGGACGGCGGTTCGGGTATCGACACGGTGGTCTACGCCGGCAGCTCCGACGGTGTGACGATCGATCTCAAGAACGGCACGGCCAATGGCGGCGACGGTGACGGTCCGGTGCAGATCGTCGGCCGGGGCGCAGCGATCCGGCACGATATCCTCGAGGGGTTCGAGAACGCCGTCGGTTCATCCTTCGATGACCATCTGATCGGCAATGCGTTCGCCAACGAGCTCTCCGGCGGCACAGGCGACGACACGCTGACCGGCGGCGGCGGCGCCGACCGGTTGAACGGCGGTGCCGGCAGCGACACCGCAGACTATGCCGAGGCAATGAGCGGTGTCCGGCTTAGCCTCACGGGTGGCAGGTCCGGCGGAGATATCTATGTCTCCATCGAAAATCTCGCGGGGTCGGGCTTCAACGACCGCCTCGCCGGCGACAACGCAGCCAATGTGTTGACCGGCCAGGGCGGCAACGACGGGATCGACGGCGGCCACGGCGATGACACGCTGCTCGGCGATTTCGCCTATCAGGGCGACGCGCCGCCACGCCCGGGCATCGGAACCGGCTATGCGACGCTCGGACCGGACGCGACGAACAACTCGATCGCAGCCTCCTTCGACATCTCCAACAATTTCTCGCTGACCGCCGACCCCGACATCTTCGATTCGACGACGGTCCTTCACACGACCGTCAACGCCACCGGAAACGGCCAGGGCGGATACTACAAGATCGAACTGGCTGCCGGTACGGTCATCACGATCGACATCGACGGCATTGCCGACCCGAATGTCCATGACAGCTGGGTCAGGCTGCTCGACAGCTCCGGCAACATCGTCGCTCAGAACGATGATGGCGGCGGCGACCCCGGCTCTGCAAGCAACCGGGATTCAAGCCTGGTATTCGTCGCTCAGGAGACGGGGACCTATTACATACTGGAGGGCAGCTGGTCGCCGACGGCGCCGGGCGATGGCTGGGCGGAAGCCGTGCCTGCAGGCTCGACCTATGAACTGAACGTTTCGGTCGAATTCCCCCCTGCGCCGCCCCAGCCGGGCGTTGCGGGATCCGACAGGCTCGATGGTGGCGCTGGCAGCGATCTGCTGGATGGAGGTCTGGCGGCCGACACGCTCACCGGCGGCGAGGGAGAGGATACATTCCGCTTCTCAACCGAGCTTGGGAACGGCAATGTCGACTGGATCAGGGACTTCAGGGTGATCGACGATACGATCCTGCTGGACAACCTCGTCTTCGAGAGCGTGGGTGGCGACGGCGCTCTCGCGCTCGGCGCATTCCACGGGAGTGCGGCGGGCGTCGCTCATGACGCCGACGACCGCATCATCTACGATACCGACAGCGGCATCCTGTCCTATGACGCCGATGGCGCCGGAGAGGTCGCAGCCATTCAATATGCGCAATTGAGCAGAAATCTGAATCTTTCGGCGAACGACTTCGTTATCGTCTAA
- the doeA gene encoding ectoine hydrolase DoeA (DoeA (degradation of ectoine A) is also called EutD (ectoine utilization D).), which yields MTQPNLKFSLGEYEARLRKTRQAMEAKGIELLIVSDPSNMAWLTGYDGWSFYVHQAVIVPPLGEPIWFGRGQDANGAKLTAYLNHENIIGYPDHYVQSTERHPMDYLSGILADRGWGSLRIGVEMDNYWFSAAAFASLQKHLPNARYVDATALVNWQRAVKSETEIKYMRNAARIVEAMHARIFDKIEVGMRKCDLVAEIYDAGTRGVDGIGGDYPAIVPLLPSGVEASAPHLTWDDRPMKRGEGTFFEIAGCYNRYHLPLSRTVFLGKPTQAFLDAEKATLEGMEAGLAVAKPGNTCEDIANAFFAVLKKYGIVKDNRTGYPIGLSYPPDWGERTMSLRPGDKTELKPGMTFHFMTGLWLEDMGFETTESILITESGVECLASVPRKLMVKD from the coding sequence ATGACCCAACCCAACCTCAAATTCTCCCTTGGGGAATATGAAGCGCGGCTCAGAAAGACCCGCCAGGCGATGGAAGCCAAGGGCATCGAGCTCCTGATCGTCAGCGACCCGTCCAACATGGCATGGCTCACAGGCTATGACGGCTGGTCCTTCTATGTGCATCAGGCGGTGATCGTGCCGCCTTTAGGAGAGCCGATCTGGTTCGGCCGCGGCCAGGACGCCAACGGCGCCAAGCTGACCGCCTATCTCAACCACGAGAACATCATCGGCTATCCCGACCACTACGTGCAGTCGACCGAGCGCCACCCGATGGATTACCTCTCCGGCATCCTCGCCGATCGCGGCTGGGGGTCGCTCCGGATCGGCGTCGAGATGGACAATTACTGGTTCTCGGCGGCAGCCTTCGCTTCGCTGCAGAAGCATCTGCCGAATGCCCGCTACGTCGACGCGACGGCGCTCGTCAACTGGCAGCGCGCCGTCAAGAGCGAGACGGAAATCAAGTACATGCGCAACGCCGCCCGGATCGTCGAAGCGATGCACGCGCGCATCTTCGACAAGATCGAGGTCGGCATGCGCAAATGCGATCTGGTCGCGGAAATTTACGACGCCGGCACCCGCGGCGTCGACGGCATCGGCGGCGACTATCCGGCGATCGTGCCGCTGCTTCCCTCGGGCGTCGAAGCCTCCGCGCCGCATCTCACCTGGGACGACCGGCCGATGAAGCGGGGCGAGGGGACCTTTTTCGAGATCGCCGGCTGCTACAACCGCTATCACCTGCCGCTGTCGCGCACGGTGTTCCTCGGCAAGCCGACCCAGGCCTTCCTCGACGCCGAGAAGGCGACGCTCGAGGGCATGGAGGCGGGGCTCGCGGTCGCCAAGCCGGGCAACACCTGCGAGGACATCGCCAACGCCTTCTTCGCCGTGCTCAAGAAATACGGGATCGTGAAGGACAACCGCACCGGCTATCCGATCGGTCTTTCCTATCCGCCGGACTGGGGCGAGCGCACCATGAGCCTGCGTCCGGGCGACAAGACGGAGCTGAAGCCGGGCATGACCTTCCACTTCATGACCGGTCTCTGGCTCGAGGACATGGGCTTCGAGACCACAGAGAGCATTCTGATCACCGAAAGCGGCGTCGAATGCCTCGCCTCCGTGCCGCGCAAGCTGATGGTCAAGGACTGA
- the doeB gene encoding N(2)-acetyl-L-2,4-diaminobutanoate deacetylase DoeB, translated as MREQHLRPSPISATVDFDADGVQHGFLRLPYSRDDSAWGSVMIPITVIKNGIGPTALFTGGNHGDEYEGPIALLDLARRLDAAEVQGRVIIVPAMNYPAFQAATRTSPIDRGNMNRSFPGRPDGTVTEKIADYFQRALLPLADIVLDFHSGGKTLDFLPFCAAHILPDKEQEASAFDFVKAFGAPFSMKMLEIDAVGMYDTAAEEMGKIFITTELGGGGSATAKSAAIAKRGAMNVLRHAGIIKGEIDAQPTQWLDMPSDDCFAFAEDGGLVEFLVDLGEPVESGSVIARIHPTARTGAEPIEVQAKMAGMLVARHFPGLIKAGDCCAVLAVAI; from the coding sequence ATGAGGGAGCAGCATTTGCGGCCGTCGCCGATCAGCGCCACGGTCGACTTCGACGCCGACGGCGTCCAGCACGGATTCCTGCGCCTGCCCTATAGCCGCGACGATTCGGCCTGGGGCTCGGTGATGATCCCGATCACCGTCATCAAGAACGGGATAGGGCCGACGGCCCTCTTCACCGGCGGCAATCACGGCGACGAATATGAAGGCCCGATCGCGCTCTTGGATCTGGCGCGGAGGCTCGATGCCGCCGAAGTTCAGGGCCGGGTGATCATCGTCCCGGCGATGAATTATCCCGCGTTTCAGGCTGCGACGCGGACCTCGCCGATCGACAGGGGCAATATGAACCGCAGTTTCCCGGGCCGGCCGGACGGGACGGTGACCGAGAAGATCGCCGACTATTTCCAGCGCGCTCTTCTGCCGCTGGCAGACATCGTGCTCGACTTCCATTCCGGGGGCAAGACGCTCGACTTTTTGCCCTTCTGCGCCGCTCACATCCTTCCCGACAAGGAGCAGGAAGCGAGCGCCTTCGACTTCGTCAAAGCCTTCGGCGCGCCGTTTTCCATGAAGATGCTCGAGATCGACGCGGTCGGCATGTACGACACGGCGGCCGAAGAGATGGGCAAGATCTTCATCACTACGGAACTCGGTGGCGGCGGCTCGGCGACGGCGAAAAGTGCTGCTATCGCTAAACGCGGCGCGATGAATGTGCTGCGCCACGCCGGCATCATCAAGGGCGAGATCGATGCCCAACCGACGCAGTGGCTGGACATGCCGAGCGACGATTGCTTCGCCTTTGCCGAAGATGGCGGGCTCGTCGAGTTCCTTGTCGATCTCGGCGAGCCGGTCGAATCCGGCTCAGTCATCGCGCGGATCCATCCGACTGCGCGCACCGGCGCCGAGCCGATCGAAGTTCAGGCGAAGATGGCCGGGATGCTGGTCGCCCGCCACTTTCCCGGACTGATCAAGGCGGGCGACTGCTGCGCCGTATTGGCCGTGGCGATTTAG
- the eutC gene encoding ectoine utilization protein EutC has translation MTRITILTEAELRRIVPLDREAVACVENAFHALATRAVAMPPILRLDIPEHRGEVDVKTAYVSGLDGFAIKISPGFFDNPKIGLPSTNGMMVLLSSRTGLVQALLLDNGYLTDVRTAAAGAIAAKHLSREGASVAAIFGAGMQARLQLEALTLVRPIREARLWARDAAKAEAVAIVLAGKLGFPVKASIEPEAAVAGADIVVTTTPSEKPIFMAGWLEPGQHVTVMGSDAEHKNELDPRAIARATYVADSLKQTRRLGELHHAVAAGVVAPDAEFAELGQVIAGLRAGRTSANEITIADLTGTGIQDTAIATLAFARANAANAGATFES, from the coding sequence ATGACGAGGATAACGATTCTCACCGAGGCGGAGCTGCGTCGCATCGTGCCGCTCGATCGCGAAGCGGTCGCCTGCGTCGAGAATGCCTTCCATGCGCTCGCCACCAGGGCGGTGGCGATGCCGCCGATCCTGAGGCTCGACATTCCTGAGCATCGCGGCGAGGTCGACGTCAAGACGGCCTATGTGTCCGGCCTCGACGGTTTCGCCATCAAGATCAGCCCCGGCTTCTTCGACAATCCGAAGATCGGCCTGCCGAGCACCAACGGCATGATGGTGCTGCTTTCGAGCCGCACCGGGCTGGTGCAGGCCTTGTTGCTCGACAATGGATACTTGACGGACGTCCGCACGGCTGCCGCTGGTGCCATCGCGGCTAAGCACTTGTCGCGGGAAGGTGCATCCGTTGCCGCGATCTTCGGTGCGGGCATGCAGGCCAGGCTGCAGCTTGAAGCACTGACCCTCGTCCGCCCGATCCGCGAGGCGCGGCTCTGGGCCCGCGATGCGGCGAAGGCCGAAGCGGTTGCGATCGTACTGGCCGGAAAGCTCGGCTTTCCGGTCAAGGCCTCAATCGAGCCGGAGGCAGCCGTCGCGGGCGCCGATATCGTCGTCACCACCACCCCGTCGGAGAAGCCGATCTTCATGGCCGGCTGGCTTGAGCCGGGTCAGCATGTCACCGTCATGGGCTCCGATGCCGAGCACAAGAACGAGCTTGATCCGCGGGCGATCGCCCGCGCCACCTATGTCGCCGACAGCCTGAAGCAGACGCGCCGTCTCGGTGAACTGCACCACGCGGTTGCTGCTGGCGTCGTGGCACCGGATGCCGAGTTCGCCGAGCTCGGCCAGGTGATCGCCGGTCTGAGGGCGGGACGCACGAGCGCGAACGAGATCACCATCGCCGACCTGACCGGTACCGGCATCCAGGACACCGCCATCGCCACGCTCGCCTTCGCGCGGGCGAATGCCGCGAACGCAGGAGCGACGTTCGAGAGTTGA